In Mus musculus strain 129S6/SvEvTac chromosome 17 genomic contig, GRCm38.p6 alternate locus group 129S6/SvEvTac 129S6/SVEVTAC_MMCHR17_CTG2, one genomic interval encodes:
- the Olfr119 gene encoding olfactory receptor 119 isoform 2 (isoform 2 is encoded by transcript variant 2) has protein sequence MSINCSLWQENSLSVKRFAFAKFSEVPGECFLLFTLILLMFLVSLTGNALIALVICTNPSLHNPMYFFLANLSLLEIGYTCSVIPKMLQSLVSEAREISREGCATQMFFFTMFYGSASITYLRPKSSHSPGMDKLLALFYTAVTSMLNPIIYSLRNKEVKAALRKTLSLKKPLAINR, from the exons ATGAGTATCAACTGCTCTCTGTGGCAGGAGAACAGCTTGTCTGTCAAACGCTTTGCATTTGCCAAGTTCTCTGAGGTCCCTGGAGAATGCTTCCTCCTATTTACCCTCATCCTCCTCATGTTCTTAGTATCACTGACAGGAAATGCACTCATAGCCCTTGTCATCTGCACCAATCCATCCCTACACAACCCCATGTATTTCTTTCTGGCCAACTTGTCTCTCCTGGAGATTGGCTACACTTGCTCTGTCATACCCAAAATGCTACAAAGCCTTGTAAGTGAGGCCCGAGAAATCTCTCGGGAGGGTTGTGCCACACAGAtgtttttcttcac AATGTTCTATGGCTCAGCATCTATTACTTACTTGAGGCCCAAGTCTAGCCACTCACCAGGAATGGACAAACTCTTGGCCCTTTTCTACACAGCGGTGACATCCATGCTGAACCCCATCATCTATAGCTTAAGGAACAAGGAAGTAAAGGCAGCACTGAGAAAAACACTGAGTCTGAAGAAACCTCTGGCAATAAATAGGTAA
- the Olfr119 gene encoding olfactory receptor 119 isoform 1 (isoform 1 is encoded by transcript variant 1; The RefSeq protein has 1 substitution compared to this genomic sequence), which translates to MSINCSLWQENSLSVKRFAFAKFSEVPGECFLLFTLILLMFLVSLTGNALIALVICTNPSLHNPMYFFLANLSLLEIGYTCSVIPKMLQSLVSEAREISREGCATQMFFFTFFGITECCLLAAMAYDRCMAICSPLHYPTRMSSGVCAHLAIVSWGMGCIVGLGQTNFIFSLEFCGPCEIDHFFCDLPPVLALACGDTSQNEAAIFVAAVLCISSPFLLIIYSYVRILVAVLVMPSPEGRHKALSTCSSHLLVVTMFYGSASITYLRPKSSHSPGMDKLLALFYTAVTSMLNPIIYSLRNKEVKAALRKTLSLKKPLAINR; encoded by the coding sequence ATGAGTATCAACTGCTCTCTGTGGCAGGAGAACAGCTTGTCTGTCAAACGCTTTGCATTTGCCAAGTTCTCTGAGGTCCCTGGAGAATGCTTCCTCCTATTTACCCTCATCCTCCTCATGTTCTTAGTATCACTGACAGGAAATGCACTCATAGCCCTTGTCATCTGCACCAATCCATCCCTACACAACCCCATGTATTTCTTTCTGGCCAACTTGTCTCTCCTGGAGATTGGCTACACTTGCTCTGTCATACCCAAAATGCTACAAAGCCTTGTAAGTGAGGCCCGAGAAATCTCTCGGGAGGGTTGTGCCACACAGAtgtttttcttcacattttttgGTATAACTGAGTGCTGTCTACTGGCAGCTATGGCTTATGACCGCTGCATGGCCATATGCTCCCCACTTCACTATCCAACACGAATGAGTAGTGGGGTATGTGCCCATTTGGCAATAGTTTCATGGGGAATGGGATGTATAGTAGGGTTGGGACAaaccaattttattttctccttggaGTTTTGTGGACCCTGTGAGATAGATCACTTCTTCTGTGACCTTCCACCTGTCCTGGCACTTGCTTGTGGCGATACATCCCAAAATGAGGCTGCAATTTTTGTGGCAGCAGTTCTCTGCATATCTAGCCCATTTTTGTTGATCATTTATTCCTATGTCAGAATTCTGGTTGCAGTGCTGCTGATGCCTTCACCTGAGGGGCGCCATAAAGCTCTCTCCACCTGTTCCTCCCATCTACTTGTAGTCACAATGTTCTATGGCTCAGCATCTATTACTTACTTGAGGCCCAAGTCTAGCCACTCACCAGGAATGGACAAACTCTTGGCCCTTTTCTACACAGCGGTGACATCCATGCTGAACCCCATCATCTATAGCTTAAGGAACAAGGAAGTAAAGGCAGCACTGAGAAAAACACTGAGTCTGAAGAAACCTCTGGCAATAAATAGGTAA